Part of the Nitrosopumilus piranensis genome is shown below.
TATTGAAAAACTCAGAGAGATTCAAAAGGAAACCAATGGATTTACAGAATTTGTTCCACTAAATTTTGTTCATACAGAGGCACCAATGTACAAACACCAATTGCATGAAGGAATTAGACAAGGCGGTAGCGGAAATGATGTCTTACTAACTCATGCCATTGCAAGAATTATGCTCAACAATTGTATAAACAACATACAGATGTCTTGGGTCAAAGAAGGACAAAAAATGTCTCAGCTTTTACTGATGTGGGGAGCTAATGACTTTGGGGGAACGTTGATCAATGAAAGTATTTCAACCTCTGCAGGTTCAGAACATGGTCAATTATTAAAACCAAAAGAAATTAGAAGGATGGTTAGAGAGATTAAAAGAACTCCTGCTGAAAGAAATACAAAATACAAAATACTGAAAAAATTTGAAGATAATGAAGAACCAGAAGAGGGACTAGATAAAATTACAAACACATCACAATTTGGCTCATATGTAGAATTGATTAAAATAAATAAATTCAATTATCAAAATCCAAGGAGAAAATAATTGTCTGCCTTAGAAAAGGCATTACAACATTCAAAGAAAAAACGAATCGATGAATGTGAAATTATTTTTGTGAAAAAAAACATCACCACAGTAAGAATAACAGATTCAGAGATTGCAGAAATCAAACAAAATTATGATGAAAGTTTTGGAATAAGATTAATTCATGAGAAAAAAATTGCAACAATCCAAACTACAAAAAAAGAAGAAATAGAAAATTCCGTGGATTTAGCATTTTCAACCATTTCAAATCTAAAATCAAGAGAATTTTGGAAAGGACTGCCTGAAACTGCACAAAATACAAATCTCAAAGGAACGTACGATGATAAATTAGAAAATATTTCAGGCTCAAATTCAATGGATATCGCACAATCTATGATAAATTCAGCAAATTCTAATAAAATTAATACGATTACAGGCTCATTAAACATTGTTTCAGAGCTTTTTGAGATAGAGAATTCAAACGGACTCCATTTCAATGACAAATCAACATACATTTCAGGAATCATTAATGCAGAATCAGAGCAAGGGATTTTACCAGTATCAGGAATAGGACACGCAAATTGCAGAACCCTATCAAATTTTTCAGCAGAGCAGATTGGTCAAGATGCAAAAAAAATGTGTATTGAATCAATAAATCCAAAAAAAATTAACTCAGATGTTTATTCAATAATTTTTGAGCCGTATTCTGTGGGAGAATTATTAGCGTTTGTTGTTGGATCAAATTTCAATTTTAAAACATTTTCAGAAAAGAAGAGTTGCTTTTCAAATAATTTTGAAGATAAAATAGCAGTTGAGGATTTTAATTTAACAGATGATCCACATATACCAGAAGGGATAGGAACAAAATCAGTTGATGACGAAGGAATGACTACAAGAAAAAACAGTTTAGTTGAAAAAGGTGTTTTTAAAAATACTTTTTCTAATCTTTTTGATAGCTACAAAGAAGATAAAGAATCCACAGGAAATGCTGCAAGGTTAAGCTCATTGATGGGCAGAAGTTCAGAACCTATTCCAATTTCAGCACCACATAACCTAAAAATTGATTCAGGAAAATCCTCGCAAGAAGACATGATCAAAGATACAAAATACGGATTGTTAATTGGAAGATTATGGTATACATATGCAGTAAATCCCATAAAGGGTGATTTTTCATGTACTGCAAGAAGCGGCATTAGAATTATAGAAAATGGTGAAATTAAGGGTCCGGGAAAATCTGTAAGAATTGTTCACAATCTTCCAACAATGTTAAAAAATATTTCAGAAATTGGAAACAATCAACAAAATGTTATCCAATGGGCATCATTGCCATCCATCACTCCTTCAATCAAGGCTGAAAATATCAAAGTAAATTCAATTTGAAACAAATCAGAACATTATTTGAAAAAAGTCAACAAAAGATATGCCACATATCCTATTGCCAAACCTACGCCCACGACTCTATTAATCACGCCTGTTTTAAGACCAATTAGTAGTGCTAGACTAAACAATATCATAATTGCATAGTCAACGTAAACATCAGCTGAAATTATTACACCGCCAAGTGCAGCACCGACTCCCATTATCATTAAGATGTTGTAGATGTTGCTTCCTATGATGTTACCAACACCAATATCCCCATGTCCCTTTTTAATTGCAATAACTGATGTGATCAATTCTGGAAGAGATGTTCCAATTGCAATTATAGTTAAACCAATAATTTTTTCAGATAACCCAAATTCTTTAGCAAGAATTACTGCATTATCAACTGTTAGAATCGCACCAATATACAAAAGACCAATACCAAGTCCAATCAGACCAATTGATTTTAGAAAGACATTTTCTTTTCCTTGAGGAAGTTCATCTTTGTTTTTTTGACGCTGTTTCATTGCATCCTTTAGAGTATAATATCCAAACACACCCAACCCAACAAGCAAAAGTATTCCATCATAATTAGATAGTTCACCATCAATTGAAATTAAAACAAGTAAGATAGAAACTCCCAACATGATTGGAATTTCTTTTCGAAGTAATGATTTTTGAATTACAATTGGAGCAAGGATTGCTGCAACTCCAATTACCATTCCAACATTTGCAATATTACTTCCAACAACATTTCCCAAAATGATTGCGCTGTGCTCACCTGCAGCTGCTACACTTGCTGCAAGTTCTGGCGTGGAAGTACCATACGCTACAATAGTCATTCCAATAACAAGATTGCTGATGCGGAATTTTCTAGCAATAGCAACGCCACCACTAACTAGCCAATTACCACCAAAGCACAGCATTACCAATCCTACAAGAGTAAGAACTGCACTGATTACGATTTCCACAAGAAACTTTCAGTTTATGATGGTTTAAAGTGAGACATTTACTATAATTTTACAATTCAAGCAATTCAAGCTATTCTAAATTCAAAGTTTAGGCTCAAATTATGACCTAAACGATTATTCGGATTCTTTTAGGGAATCAAGTTTAGTACTTGCTGTATCAATAATTTTCAAATAGTCTGCTCTAGGTTCAGTGCTTATTAGAAATAACTCATTTGAATTTATTGGAATGGTAATCATTGTTACTTTTTCATATTCTGTAATAGAGGATTTTTCATGACCTATCTTATAAGCCAGATTTGTATACAAATCCCGTTTTTGTAAAGCATAGTGAATAGACATTTTCACCTCATCACCAACCAGCAATTTTTCAACTTCATCTTTTTGCCCCCCTGCAATCAATTCGCCTTTATTATTTGCCACACCAGCAAATCGTACCTGAGGATCTAAATCAAGAATTTCTTTGGATAAAACATCATAATTAATTGCCAAAGAATACACCAAATCTACTTCTTTTTCTTTCTAAAGATTTCATCTTTTTCTTGTAATTCATCAGTGTACGTATCCATATCCAGCATGAATTCCTCTTCATCTGAATACGCAGATTCAGCATGTTCGCTGATATCAAGACCGACATCTTCAACTTCAGGTGAAACTCTAATTCCAATCAAATGCTTAATTATTTGCATCAGTATCCAAGTTCCTCCAAATCCTATTGCTGCTGCAACACCAACGCCTACTGCTTGAATCCATAGTTGATCAGGATTTCCAAATAGCAATCCATCCACGCCACCAGGGTTAATCATAGTACTTGCAAAGATACCAATTGCAAGAGAACCTACAATGCCTGCAACACCGTGAACTGAGCTGACATCAAGTGCATCATCAATGCGTAACTTCTCTTTGAATAACACTACACCAGAGTAAGAGATAACACCGATTGCAATTCCAATTACAAAGGCATGTTCAGCACTAACAAATCCAGATGCAGGTGTAATTCCAGCAAGACCAGCAATTGCACCATTAATTGTAGCAACAACAGAAGGTTTTCCTGTTCTTACCCATGAAAGTCCACCCCAAATCAGGGCTGAAACTGAAGAAGCCATATGTGTTACAATAACAGTATTTCCTGCAACACCGCCAGATGCTGCAAGTGCACTTCCTGCATTAAATCCAAACCAACCAAGCCACAACAAAGAAGAACCTAAGACTGCAAGTGGAATACTATGAGGAATCATAATAGCAGGACCGTAATTCCTTCTCTTTCCAAGAACTAGTGCAGCAGCTAAGGCTGCCATACCAACACTTGTGTGAATCACAATACCTCCGGCAAAGTCTACAACTCCTAGTTGAGATAACCAACCGCCACCCCATACCCAGTGTACAAGTGGATAGTAGATGAGCATAGACCATGCTGCAATAAATATGATAAATGAGCTGAACTTCATTCTTTCAGCAATTGTTCCTGTAAGAAGTAATGGAGTAATACATGCAAACATCAATTGGAATTTTACAAACAGCACTCCCGGAATTGTTGGTGCATAATCAAGTGGAGCGTCTGAGGGTATACCCTTTAGGAATACCCAATCCATGTTTCCTACAAGACCAGTATCAGATGGACCAAATGATAAACTAAAACCAAAGACAAACCACATTACACTCAAAAGTGCCAAACCGAAAAATATTTGCATGAAAATTGAAGCGGCATTTTTCTTTCTTAGTAAACCAGATTCAAAAAGACCCAATGCAGGGATCATAAGCAATACAAGACTTCCAGCTACGAGCATCCACGCGGTATCACCAGAGTCAAGTACCATTAAAAAAAAGACTCGTTTTTAATTAATAACAATATCTAAATTTGATTGTCAAATGATAATCATTTGGTCTACAAAATCAGAAATTATATTTATCAAGTTGAAACTATAGTTATCAAATGCTCAAAATACAAGCCATTCTTGGCGAAAATGACGTCATGGCAATAAGTGAAGCACTAAAAGTAGTTGGAATAGGGGGCCTTACTGTAACCAAAGTTAGAGGCAGGGGAAAGAGACCCGGTCCTGAAATTCACGCATCAAAAGGAAGTGAGATTTTTGTTCCACAATTTAATGACAAGTATTTTATCGAGGCGATCATACCAGAGTCAAAAGAGGACGAAGTGGTAAACATCATCAAAGAAAATGGCAGAGTGGGAAAGATTTTTGTTTCACAAGTATTGCGTGCAATAGATATTGCAACAGGTGAAGAAGGCGAATCAACAATAATGTGATGTGGTATGAATTTTCGTAAAAGTAAATTATTCCAAAGGGAAAAAATGCAACCAATTAAACCAAAAGATTATCCAAAAGTTGCAGCCATAGTAGGAATAATTGTTATACCACCAATACTTTTGTTGTTCATATGAAAGTCTCTAAAATTACTATTGCAAAATTAATAATGGCCGCAGTTGGTCTAACTTTAGTTGGATTGTGGTTATTTTCAGATTATATTTTCTAAAAATTAAAAATCTCCAAAATTGTTTTCATAAACAATTGTAGGATTTTTGAGTTGTTTTTCTAGTGCAGGTAAGGATTTCATTATACAATAATTTACAAAATCACTAAATGATTTTATTCTATAATCAGTTCGAAGTGTTTCTTTATTTTCCTCATAGATTACTTGGAGTTTATGTAAAGTAAATTTCTGTAATGGGACAAACCTACTTCGTTTTGGCAAAGGTCTTGATGCCACATTTTCTTCAAAAGTAATTTCAAGATCTTGTTTACCATCAATAGTTTCCATGTCAACAACTTCTTCCATTTCAGAGACAAAGATTTTTCCTCCATGTGTTGCAGACAAACCAGAATTTTTTGAAATCATCTCAACAATTTTTCGTGCATCTTTATCTGGAACAACAGTTTCAATTTTTGCAAGTGGTATAGATTTTAGGCCAGTTGAACCAACACGTGAGCCTTTTGATTCATCATAGATGTTACTGTCTTCGAGATTTCGTTTATCAATAATGTAAGTGCCAACCATATTCAAATGAGTTTTAATCGTAGGAAAATTTTTTCTTTTGATTACAGCTTCTATCTTCTTCACAAGTAATTTTCAAAAAAAGGGGCTATTTATGAGAATAGGCAGTTATCAGCAATAAATTCAGATCGAATTTAGACTTTAGATCTAAAATTAGAAAATATAGGCACGAAAGAGTGTAAAAAAATCAGCTAGAAAGTTCAACAAAGCTCAAGTTAAAGACTAATAAGGTAATGTACCGTACTGTACAGTATGATGAGAGCAAGACTAACATATGTACCACTAGAAGTGGCAGAACAATTCGAAGATTTCATAATCAAAAGAGATGAAGAAATTCTTGGAGCAGTAAAAGCAAGAACTAGAGATTACAGCACGTTATCTCTATTGAAATTATTGTATCAGTTAAGAGGAAACCCAATGACATTTTCGGAACTGTATTCAAAATCAAAGATCAGAATGAAAAAGTCATTTCTGAACTATCTTCACTTATGTGTAGATTACAACTTTATCAAAAAAGAGGCAGTTGGATCAAACATGATCTATACAATAACTGACAAGGGACATACAATGCTAGGTCTCTTTATGCAGAAAAATAATTGACATGTAAATTCTCTGCATCATACCAAAGATATGTTTCGACAATTAGATGAAAATATCTAATTTTGTAAACATCTCGTATGACAGGTTAAATTGCATTAGAGTTTTTTTCTTTATGTGTAAATTTTACAATTGATTTTGTTTTTACATCTTTTAGAAAACGCTCAATCATATCAAGTCCCTTTACAATTCTTGGTGCATTTTGATGAACAAATTCAAGTCTGGCAGATGCCGTAGATGGTTTTTTGGCAATCCAATTTTTCATTGCATTGTTTCCATCATAATCTACAAAAGCAATTCTAGCACTAAAATCAGTTCTTTCTAAAACAAGACTGTCCCCACCAACTAATGCAGTATGATAAGGGTGATCCAACAACGCAATAGAAAATTCTTGTGAGGTCTTGATGTTGTTTGCAGCAAAATCATCAGCATAATAATTAAAATTTGCAAGCAAATAGAAAGTTGCCTCAGGTTTTGTAGTGACTACGCCTTCAATTTCATTTAATCGATTGTACGTATACTCACCCATGATTTTATGCAGTTCACGAGTGACTTTGAAATAGTCATCCATCTCAACGCTATTTTCAAATCCTGCAATGGCAGCATGTTGGATAGGAGTAGAAGTTGCAGTATATTCAGTGGCAAGGATTTTTTTGAATTGCTCTCTGAAATTAACC
Proteins encoded:
- a CDS encoding TldD/PmbA family protein — encoded protein: MSALEKALQHSKKKRIDECEIIFVKKNITTVRITDSEIAEIKQNYDESFGIRLIHEKKIATIQTTKKEEIENSVDLAFSTISNLKSREFWKGLPETAQNTNLKGTYDDKLENISGSNSMDIAQSMINSANSNKINTITGSLNIVSELFEIENSNGLHFNDKSTYISGIINAESEQGILPVSGIGHANCRTLSNFSAEQIGQDAKKMCIESINPKKINSDVYSIIFEPYSVGELLAFVVGSNFNFKTFSEKKSCFSNNFEDKIAVEDFNLTDDPHIPEGIGTKSVDDEGMTTRKNSLVEKGVFKNTFSNLFDSYKEDKESTGNAARLSSLMGRSSEPIPISAPHNLKIDSGKSSQEDMIKDTKYGLLIGRLWYTYAVNPIKGDFSCTARSGIRIIENGEIKGPGKSVRIVHNLPTMLKNISEIGNNQQNVIQWASLPSITPSIKAENIKVNSI
- a CDS encoding calcium/sodium antiporter; translation: MEIVISAVLTLVGLVMLCFGGNWLVSGGVAIARKFRISNLVIGMTIVAYGTSTPELAASVAAAGEHSAIILGNVVGSNIANVGMVIGVAAILAPIVIQKSLLRKEIPIMLGVSILLVLISIDGELSNYDGILLLVGLGVFGYYTLKDAMKQRQKNKDELPQGKENVFLKSIGLIGLGIGLLYIGAILTVDNAVILAKEFGLSEKIIGLTIIAIGTSLPELITSVIAIKKGHGDIGVGNIIGSNIYNILMIMGVGAALGGVIISADVYVDYAIMILFSLALLIGLKTGVINRVVGVGLAIGYVAYLLLTFFK
- a CDS encoding DUF6659 family protein, with protein sequence MAINYDVLSKEILDLDPQVRFAGVANNKGELIAGGQKDEVEKLLVGDEVKMSIHYALQKRDLYTNLAYKIGHEKSSITEYEKVTMITIPINSNELFLISTEPRADYLKIIDTASTKLDSLKESE
- a CDS encoding ammonium transporter encodes the protein MVLDSGDTAWMLVAGSLVLLMIPALGLFESGLLRKKNAASIFMQIFFGLALLSVMWFVFGFSLSFGPSDTGLVGNMDWVFLKGIPSDAPLDYAPTIPGVLFVKFQLMFACITPLLLTGTIAERMKFSSFIIFIAAWSMLIYYPLVHWVWGGGWLSQLGVVDFAGGIVIHTSVGMAALAAALVLGKRRNYGPAIMIPHSIPLAVLGSSLLWLGWFGFNAGSALAASGGVAGNTVIVTHMASSVSALIWGGLSWVRTGKPSVVATINGAIAGLAGITPASGFVSAEHAFVIGIAIGVISYSGVVLFKEKLRIDDALDVSSVHGVAGIVGSLAIGIFASTMINPGGVDGLLFGNPDQLWIQAVGVGVAAAIGFGGTWILMQIIKHLIGIRVSPEVEDVGLDISEHAESAYSDEEEFMLDMDTYTDELQEKDEIFRKKKK
- a CDS encoding P-II family nitrogen regulator, with product MLKIQAILGENDVMAISEALKVVGIGGLTVTKVRGRGKRPGPEIHASKGSEIFVPQFNDKYFIEAIIPESKEDEVVNIIKENGRVGKIFVSQVLRAIDIATGEEGESTIM
- a CDS encoding P-II family nitrogen regulator, which produces MKKIEAVIKRKNFPTIKTHLNMVGTYIIDKRNLEDSNIYDESKGSRVGSTGLKSIPLAKIETVVPDKDARKIVEMISKNSGLSATHGGKIFVSEMEEVVDMETIDGKQDLEITFEENVASRPLPKRSRFVPLQKFTLHKLQVIYEENKETLRTDYRIKSFSDFVNYCIMKSLPALEKQLKNPTIVYENNFGDF